One window of Borreliella garinii genomic DNA carries:
- a CDS encoding complement regulator-acquiring protein yields the protein MKKTKPDTIKLNILTTVLTLICISCAVDKIDPESKSKTYSKESAKNFLNKSQNLKPSNQKSLEKEDIISKLKAIGKKLEAQEKKDNTKIAKIAAEKFDFLDTFKIGSHDLMIKDNQMQIKRIIYSSLNYEKQKINTLKEILEKLKRNPKNTNILGKFMQHISWFIQYQINEHLKLIQDELYTLTHKEAKDLLISIESSLELKQRFKKTLNETIEAYNKNLNNIKSDEEALANHMNENYKDHEYLKPID from the coding sequence CTGAAAAAAACTAAACCAGATACAATTAAGCTTAATATTCTTACAACAGTATTAACTTTGATTTGCATCTCATGCGCTGTTGATAAAATTGATCCGGAATCAAAAAGCAAAACCTATTCAAAAGAAAGCGCTAAAAATTTTTTAAATAAATCTCAAAATTTAAAGCCTTCAAATCAAAAATCTCTAGAAAAAGAAGATATAATCTCAAAATTAAAAGCAATCGGTAAGAAGCTGGAAGCTCAAGAAAAAAAAGACAATACGAAAATAGCCAAAATTGCTGCTGAAAAATTTGATTTTCTAGATACTTTTAAAATTGGATCCCATGATCTTATGATCAAAGATAATCAAATGCAAATAAAAAGAATAATTTACTCATCTTTAAATTACGAAAAACAAAAAATAAATACATTAAAAGAAATTCTTGAAAAACTTAAACGAAATCCTAAAAACACAAATATACTTGGGAAATTTATGCAGCACATATCATGGTTCATTCAATATCAAATAAACGAGCATTTAAAATTAATACAAGATGAATTGTACACTCTAACCCATAAAGAAGCCAAAGATCTACTAATTAGCATAGAATCTAGCTTAGAGCTAAAGCAAAGGTTTAAAAAAACCTTAAATGAAACTATTGAGGCTTACAATAAAAATTTAAACAACATTAAATCCGATGAGGAGGCACTGGCAAACCATATGAATGAAAATTACAAAGACCATGAGTATTTAAAGCCCATTGATTAG
- a CDS encoding complement regulator-acquiring protein, which translates to MTKTKLDIIKVNIVAIILTLICLSCAVDKIDPEPKNQNFENAKPLNEKNLETKDSKLETTAKNLENQKKQEYIKIAEIDAQGINFLATFKADVNDMPSQYEEMQIKRTIYSSLNYDTQKINTLKVILKTLYDQPQHRDTSKHFIYQIAASIQHNIDRALCLIKEAIIKDNLQTQNQKESELLMNLDSNLKTRQNFAKKLNETIKAYNKNLYNIKNNMEELAWHIDANYKTLDSFKSIN; encoded by the coding sequence TTGACAAAAACTAAACTAGACATAATTAAAGTTAACATTGTTGCAATAATATTAACTTTAATTTGCCTCTCATGTGCTGTTGATAAAATAGATCCAGAACCAAAAAACCAAAATTTTGAAAATGCCAAGCCTTTAAATGAAAAAAATCTAGAAACTAAAGACTCAAAATTAGAAACAACTGCTAAGAACCTGGAAAATCAAAAAAAACAAGAATATATAAAAATAGCCGAAATTGATGCTCAAGGAATTAATTTCCTAGCTACTTTTAAAGCTGATGTAAACGATATGCCTTCTCAATATGAAGAAATGCAAATCAAAAGAACAATTTACTCATCTTTAAATTACGATACACAAAAAATAAATACATTAAAAGTAATACTTAAAACACTTTACGACCAGCCTCAACACAGGGATACATCTAAACACTTCATTTATCAAATAGCAGCAAGTATTCAACACAACATAGATAGGGCTTTATGCTTAATAAAAGAAGCAATAATAAAAGATAACTTACAAACTCAAAACCAAAAAGAATCCGAATTACTAATGAACCTGGATTCTAACTTAAAGACAAGACAAAACTTTGCAAAAAAATTAAACGAAACTATTAAGGCTTACAATAAAAATTTATACAACATTAAAAACAATATGGAAGAACTAGCATGGCACATAGATGCAAATTACAAAACCCTTGATTCTTTTAAGTCTATTAATTAG